The following proteins come from a genomic window of Nitrospirota bacterium:
- a CDS encoding PEP-CTERM sorting domain-containing protein, whose amino-acid sequence MWKKILFILAVAILMQGTAAHALELMTNGGFETGDVSGWSHYGDMSYSGVDSFMPHTGSYGFYAGPTSDATYIKQSLPTVAGQQYTLSFWMSRDTQGNPFEEPFNWFTALWDDAPVLNMENFFEQEYMLYSFTVQAASTGSLLTFGLFDSQSFINLDDVSVTGPDVPTAVPEPGTVVLLGVGLIGIIGARKMVRAKRQG is encoded by the coding sequence ATGTGGAAGAAGATTTTATTCATCCTTGCTGTAGCTATCCTGATGCAGGGAACAGCAGCCCATGCCCTTGAGCTGATGACAAACGGCGGGTTCGAGACAGGGGACGTGAGCGGATGGTCCCACTACGGCGATATGAGTTATTCAGGTGTGGATAGCTTCATGCCGCACACCGGGAGTTATGGCTTTTACGCCGGCCCGACGTCCGATGCAACTTACATAAAGCAGAGCCTTCCGACCGTTGCAGGGCAGCAGTATACACTGAGCTTCTGGATGAGCAGGGACACGCAGGGCAATCCTTTTGAAGAGCCGTTCAACTGGTTCACGGCCCTGTGGGACGACGCTCCTGTTCTGAACATGGAGAATTTCTTTGAGCAGGAGTATATGTTGTATTCCTTCACCGTGCAGGCAGCATCAACCGGATCACTGCTCACCTTCGGCCTCTTCGATTCACAGTCGTTCATCAACCTTGATGACGTCTCGGTGACGGGTCCCGATGTTCCAACTGCCGTTCCCGAGCCGGGCACCGTGGTGCTTCTGGGGGTAGGGTTGATCGGCATTATAGGAGCAAGAAAAATGGTCAGGGCAAAGCGGCAGGGTTAA
- a CDS encoding right-handed parallel beta-helix repeat-containing protein, producing MRQKVIALLSLFILCAVMMTGSVEQADAAAVTKQLYYQKKLSSAPTTSATATPVVFTFSLWDAETGGMRVWVESKNIAVVNTTRLISTYLGDAASFDSQMVDFSEQLWVQVESNGAVIGTREKLGVVPYALFSAAGVAGPQGEQGIQGLTGPAGPTGPQGVQGPKGDTGLTGPQGPMGPEGPQGPAGTMTFPYAANIASGQDALYLHNSGGDAIRGTSPVGNGVTGFTTEGIGVFGYAAKTTGYAGYFLGNTYIDGDQTTSGNVNVTGTVAVTGNATITGSATITGTVTGNAFSGDGKNVTNVNAVTLEGKRAADIITAASDEVRTPISSLPYNISAPGSYYLTANLSSAVEGITVYVHNVTIDFNGFTMSGPGKTGNSFNGIRILNVSRNVEIKNGTVVRFGNNGISGLYTDGYGHRIIRMRVQDNGAYGIFLEGRANFIHECLAIGNGTTGIYAGDGSTVSGNTVYSNGTYGILVGRSSIVSNNTANDNGANGIYAAYGAAVVSGNTVYSNTGIGIATGDGSSVSGNTAYGNGNDGIYVTEGSTVSGNTARSNSGDGISAGSTSIVRNNAANGNGEYGIRLIGHSLVEGNTAYGNNDSNGGYTNISTCTTCVFGLNVK from the coding sequence ATGCGACAGAAGGTAATTGCACTACTCAGTCTATTCATTCTTTGTGCAGTCATGATGACAGGGTCGGTGGAACAGGCGGATGCGGCGGCAGTGACGAAGCAGCTGTACTATCAGAAGAAGCTCAGCAGCGCTCCCACCACGAGCGCGACGGCGACACCGGTCGTCTTCACCTTCAGCCTCTGGGATGCGGAGACAGGGGGCATGAGGGTATGGGTGGAGAGCAAGAACATAGCGGTAGTGAACACGACACGGCTCATCAGTACCTATTTGGGAGATGCTGCTTCATTTGATTCACAGATGGTGGACTTCTCAGAGCAGTTATGGGTACAGGTGGAGAGCAATGGAGCGGTGATCGGGACCAGGGAGAAGCTGGGCGTAGTGCCCTATGCCCTGTTCAGTGCAGCCGGAGTGGCCGGTCCTCAGGGAGAGCAAGGAATCCAGGGTCTAACAGGTCCTGCTGGACCGACCGGACCTCAGGGAGTGCAAGGACCGAAGGGAGATACCGGATTGACAGGCCCGCAGGGTCCTATGGGGCCTGAAGGACCGCAAGGACCGGCAGGAACTATGACGTTTCCTTATGCAGCAAACATAGCAAGTGGTCAGGATGCCCTCTATCTCCATAATAGCGGCGGCGACGCCATACGGGGAACATCTCCCGTTGGCAATGGCGTTACCGGCTTTACCACAGAAGGCATCGGTGTCTTTGGTTATGCTGCTAAAACGACCGGCTATGCAGGATACTTTCTCGGCAATACGTATATTGATGGCGACCAGACGACAAGTGGGAATGTTAACGTTACGGGCACCGTTGCCGTGACGGGGAATGCTACCATTACAGGGAGTGCTACCATTACCGGCACCGTTACAGGGAATGCATTCAGCGGTGATGGAAAGAATGTCACGAATGTGAATGCAGTTACCCTGGAAGGGAAGCGTGCAGCGGACATCATTACCGCTGCTTCTGATGAGGTGAGGACCCCGATCTCTTCCCTGCCCTACAATATCAGCGCTCCCGGCTCATACTATCTCACAGCTAATCTCTCCTCTGCTGTGGAGGGCATCACTGTATATGTCCACAATGTGACCATCGATTTCAACGGATTCACTATGAGCGGCCCCGGGAAAACAGGCAACAGCTTCAATGGAATCCGTATTTTGAATGTATCGCGCAATGTCGAGATCAAAAACGGGACGGTTGTAAGATTTGGAAATAATGGAATATCTGGGCTATATACTGACGGATATGGACACCGGATCATACGTATGAGGGTGCAGGACAACGGAGCTTATGGTATTTTCTTAGAGGGGCGGGCTAATTTTATCCATGAGTGCTTAGCTATCGGTAATGGGACTACCGGCATATATGCAGGAGATGGCTCAACAGTAAGCGGCAATACGGTATATAGTAATGGGACTTACGGCATATTAGTAGGAAGGAGCTCAATTGTAAGCAACAACACTGCAAATGACAATGGGGCAAATGGCATATATGCAGCTTATGGAGCAGCAGTGGTAAGCGGCAATACGGTATATAGTAATACGGGCATAGGCATAGCTACAGGAGATGGCTCATCAGTAAGCGGCAATACAGCATATGGTAATGGGAATGACGGCATATATGTAACTGAGGGCTCAACAGTAAGCGGCAATACGGCGAGATCCAACTCCGGCGACGGCATATCGGCAGGCAGCACCTCAATTGTAAGGAATAACGCAGCGAACGGTAACGGTGAGTACGGTATTCGTCTAATAGGCCATAGTCTTGTCGAGGGCAATACGGCGTACGGCAATAATGATTCGAACGGCGGCTACACAAATATAAGCACCTGCACTACGTGCGTATTCGGCTTGAACGTAAAATAG
- the lepB gene encoding signal peptidase I — protein sequence MKCFLWITLMLHLPLASWAEVKEYTVAGDSMSPALVSGDKVIVDTDAKDPVQRGDLVAISFTASPVPMVKRAAAIPGDRVEFRDNAAWVNGQKVREIDRQRWQSTIKQIEHFGNRIPEGYYLILGDNPRNSRDSGRLGLISSDHIKGRVVSVVKSFSNNEAP from the coding sequence ATGAAATGCTTTTTGTGGATCACGCTGATGCTTCACCTTCCGCTGGCCTCATGGGCGGAAGTGAAAGAGTACACGGTGGCAGGGGACTCGATGTCCCCTGCCCTTGTGTCCGGTGATAAAGTCATCGTCGACACCGACGCAAAAGACCCTGTGCAGCGCGGCGATCTTGTAGCGATCAGCTTCACCGCCTCACCGGTTCCGATGGTGAAGCGGGCAGCTGCGATTCCGGGTGACCGGGTGGAGTTCAGGGACAATGCCGCGTGGGTAAACGGGCAGAAGGTCCGGGAAATCGATCGACAGCGGTGGCAATCGACTATCAAACAGATCGAGCATTTCGGCAATCGCATACCCGAAGGGTACTATCTCATCCTCGGCGACAATCCCCGCAACAGCAGAGACAGCGGCAGGCTCGGGCTCATCTCCTCGGACCACATCAAAGGGAGGGTTGTCTCAGTAGTGAAGAGCTTTTCCAATAATGAGGCGCCATAA
- a CDS encoding ATP-binding protein has translation MIRSLWIKFFLLLVAVSLIAMSASLLLRELMLRDFREYLEGEREDRVSWVTAALEGAYEQRAGWDRERVVDHTLWALMLGVTMRLYDADGALITDTDRAVASLSPLVKKRIAFLSAPDGLGRSGRFVPYPLFLGGREIGRLEVQFLPPRKEALFVRRSNWFLLASLAALGGSAILLSIVFSKRLTNPVKGLTDAVTSISEGNLKSRVVASGSDEIARLSDAFNRMAHRLEMQESLRKKLTANIAHELRTPLSAMRGELEGMVDGLIPADREHLQSLYAEIGRLRNIIEGIEELSRAEASSLTLHRQSIELCPFLANIAERYRKIFSDKGITLECRCPDAITLNADPEKLSQIVINLLGNALKATERGGTVAVSAFVSNAAAVIEIADTGCGIAGEDLPYIFERFYRASRGGLGLGLTIAKELVEAHDGTIAARSEAGKGSTFTVTLPL, from the coding sequence ATGATTAGAAGCCTCTGGATAAAGTTCTTCCTGCTCCTCGTCGCCGTCTCGCTCATCGCGATGTCCGCCTCGCTCCTCCTGCGCGAGCTCATGCTCAGGGACTTCCGCGAATACCTCGAAGGAGAGCGTGAGGACCGGGTATCCTGGGTCACCGCGGCCCTCGAAGGCGCCTACGAACAGCGGGCCGGCTGGGATCGCGAGCGTGTCGTCGACCATACCCTGTGGGCGCTCATGCTCGGCGTCACCATGCGGCTGTACGATGCCGACGGCGCGCTCATCACCGACACCGACCGGGCCGTCGCCTCGCTCTCGCCGCTCGTCAAAAAGAGAATCGCCTTCCTCTCGGCCCCGGACGGCCTTGGCAGGAGCGGCCGCTTCGTGCCCTATCCGCTCTTCCTCGGCGGCAGGGAGATAGGCAGGCTCGAAGTGCAGTTCCTTCCTCCCCGCAAGGAGGCGCTCTTCGTGAGGAGGTCCAACTGGTTTCTCCTCGCCTCGCTCGCCGCGCTCGGCGGCAGCGCCATACTCCTCAGCATCGTGTTCTCGAAGCGGCTTACCAATCCTGTCAAAGGGCTCACCGATGCGGTCACCTCGATCAGCGAGGGCAATCTCAAGAGCAGGGTCGTCGCCTCGGGAAGCGACGAGATCGCCCGCCTCTCCGACGCCTTCAACCGGATGGCGCACCGCCTCGAGATGCAGGAGTCGCTCAGGAAAAAACTGACCGCGAATATCGCCCATGAGCTGCGCACACCCCTGAGCGCCATGAGGGGAGAATTGGAGGGCATGGTCGACGGCCTCATTCCGGCGGACCGGGAGCACCTCCAGTCGCTCTATGCAGAGATCGGCAGGCTCAGAAACATCATCGAAGGCATCGAGGAGCTTTCCCGTGCCGAAGCGAGCAGCCTCACGCTCCACCGCCAATCCATCGAGCTCTGCCCGTTCCTCGCGAATATCGCGGAACGGTACAGGAAGATCTTCAGCGACAAGGGGATAACCCTCGAATGCCGCTGCCCTGATGCGATAACGCTTAACGCCGACCCCGAGAAGCTGAGCCAGATCGTGATCAACCTCCTGGGCAACGCGCTCAAAGCTACGGAGCGAGGCGGTACGGTCGCTGTTTCTGCTTTCGTTAGCAATGCGGCTGCCGTCATCGAGATCGCCGATACCGGATGCGGGATTGCCGGAGAAGACCTGCCGTATATCTTCGAGCGCTTTTACCGTGCGTCGAGAGGCGGCCTCGGACTCGGACTCACCATCGCCAAAGAGCTCGTCGAGGCCCACGACGGAACCATCGCCGCCCGGAGCGAGGCCGGAAAAGGATCGACCTTCACCGTAACACTGCCGCTATAA
- a CDS encoding response regulator transcription factor — MLQPVLIIEDDHKIARVVKVYLEGAGYRVIHAGTGREGLAAAERQTPLLVILDLMLPDTTGEELCQSIKERGDIPVIMLTSKASEEERVAGFALGADDYVVKPFSPRELVYRVKALLKRVQKADFDAAAPLSFNRGALVIDGQTYAVTRNGVTVDLTPTEFKILHTIAAHPGKVFTREELVDKALGYQFEGYERSIDAHIKNIRHKIEADPRNPSLILTIYGVGYRFSGKRDD; from the coding sequence GTGCTGCAGCCGGTCCTTATCATCGAAGACGATCATAAGATCGCCCGCGTCGTGAAGGTCTACCTCGAAGGCGCGGGATACCGCGTCATCCACGCCGGAACCGGCAGAGAGGGGCTCGCTGCAGCAGAACGGCAGACGCCGCTGCTCGTTATCCTCGACCTGATGCTCCCCGATACTACCGGAGAGGAGCTCTGCCAGAGCATTAAAGAGAGGGGGGATATCCCCGTCATCATGCTCACCTCCAAGGCTTCCGAAGAGGAGCGCGTGGCGGGCTTCGCCCTCGGCGCCGACGACTATGTGGTGAAGCCCTTCAGTCCCCGCGAGCTGGTCTACCGGGTGAAGGCTTTGCTGAAGAGAGTCCAGAAGGCCGACTTCGATGCCGCTGCGCCCCTGAGCTTCAACCGGGGGGCGCTCGTCATCGACGGCCAGACCTATGCGGTCACCCGGAACGGCGTCACGGTCGACCTGACGCCAACCGAGTTCAAGATCCTCCACACCATCGCCGCGCACCCGGGAAAAGTCTTTACCCGGGAAGAGCTCGTCGATAAGGCGCTCGGCTATCAGTTCGAAGGATACGAACGGAGCATCGATGCTCATATCAAGAATATCAGGCACAAGATCGAAGCAGACCCGCGAAACCCCTCGCTGATACTCACCATCTACGGCGTCGGTTATCGCTTCAGCGGAAAGCGGGATGATTAG
- a CDS encoding TraR/DksA family transcriptional regulator has translation MDPKRKSNLMAILHHKKDELLSNSKREMTKFINVDCRQSYGSGTEDGDVSASLQIEDVSISTMKVRNRMLRQIDNSLQRLKEDRYGICEECGEDIDEKRLNVMPFALLCIDCQENREMMERIR, from the coding sequence ATGGACCCCAAACGGAAATCAAACCTGATGGCTATTCTGCACCATAAAAAGGACGAGCTCCTGAGCAATTCGAAGAGGGAGATGACCAAGTTCATCAATGTGGACTGCCGGCAGTCGTACGGCTCCGGGACCGAGGACGGTGATGTTTCGGCGTCGCTCCAGATCGAGGATGTCAGCATCAGCACCATGAAGGTACGGAACCGGATGCTGCGGCAGATCGATAACTCGCTGCAGCGATTGAAAGAAGACAGGTACGGCATCTGCGAGGAGTGCGGCGAGGATATCGACGAGAAGCGGTTGAATGTCATGCCCTTCGCGCTCCTCTGTATCGATTGCCAGGAAAACCGGGAGATGATGGAAAGGATACGCTAG
- a CDS encoding 16S rRNA (uracil(1498)-N(3))-methyltransferase — MNLILLSEDDFIEPPHRVRLRGRRFTHIAEVHRAAAGDELAVGLLNGPAGTGRIVSVARDSIDMELHLDRTPPPPLPVTLVLALPRPKVLKRALVAAATLGIKRIFLINAYRVEKSFWKSPVMSRENVREYLMLGLEQARDTVMPDVSLRPRFKPFVEDELPEIARGSIALVAHPAASDPCPRSVQRPVVAAIGPEGGFIPYEIDLLRACGFTSVSLGARILRVETALPFFIAKLF, encoded by the coding sequence GTGAACCTCATCCTCCTCTCCGAAGACGATTTTATCGAGCCGCCGCACCGCGTGCGGCTCCGGGGCCGGCGCTTCACCCATATCGCCGAGGTGCATCGCGCCGCTGCCGGCGACGAGCTCGCAGTCGGGCTCCTGAACGGTCCGGCCGGTACGGGCCGCATTGTTTCGGTTGCTCGCGATTCCATCGACATGGAGCTGCATCTCGACCGCACGCCGCCTCCTCCCCTGCCGGTGACGCTCGTCCTCGCCCTGCCGCGGCCCAAGGTGCTGAAGCGGGCGCTCGTCGCCGCAGCAACGCTCGGCATAAAGCGCATCTTCTTGATCAATGCCTATCGCGTCGAAAAGAGCTTCTGGAAAAGCCCCGTCATGAGCCGCGAGAACGTGCGCGAGTATCTGATGCTCGGGCTGGAGCAGGCGCGCGATACGGTCATGCCCGATGTTTCGCTGCGTCCGCGCTTCAAACCGTTCGTAGAGGACGAGTTGCCGGAGATCGCGCGGGGCAGCATCGCCCTTGTGGCCCATCCCGCTGCATCCGATCCCTGCCCCCGGTCCGTGCAGCGGCCCGTCGTCGCTGCGATCGGTCCCGAGGGGGGCTTCATCCCCTACGAGATCGACCTCTTGCGCGCATGCGGGTTTACCAGCGTCTCGCTCGGCGCACGCATCCTCCGCGTCGAGACAGCGCTCCCCTTTTTCATAGCAAAGCTGTTTTAA
- a CDS encoding HD domain-containing phosphohydrolase, producing the protein MITKLKKDGRAYLAIHPELLIIGSSLPFDVYVRVDDVIKPLFKKGMRLAPTTRTILKQKGIAEIYVDNSQSAALLLYLRNKLRGNLPDFDLREFLRYSSLKEEHHQIERALLSPGTQITFSLFLLSGLSVIPLVEATVANPAKIDKRTVSAQGDLIIKKSDIPLYNKFIDTVLSSALVSERGEWSVKEIALREKSKIVIRNVIDDPRSGERIKEAHVLVTSIVDCILNRRSALYNLLSIEQYDYYTYTHSVNVGVLSIGLGIETGMDKKEAHFLGLGALLHDVGKNTIPPEILNKEGKLSDIEYQLIRTHVEEARRILSGQRAFPLESFSAVLEHHERLSGKGYPRGLSADRISLFGRITAIADCYDALTTQRPYRTAFTPFYALSVLVNEIEDYDPALLERFVLMLGKL; encoded by the coding sequence ATGATTACGAAGCTCAAGAAAGACGGCAGAGCATACCTCGCCATACATCCCGAGCTGCTCATCATCGGCTCATCCCTTCCGTTCGACGTCTATGTACGGGTGGACGACGTCATCAAGCCGCTCTTCAAGAAGGGGATGCGCCTCGCGCCGACCACCCGGACGATCCTGAAACAGAAGGGCATCGCCGAAATCTATGTCGACAATTCCCAGAGCGCGGCCCTGCTCCTCTATCTCAGGAACAAGCTCAGAGGAAACCTTCCCGATTTCGATCTCCGCGAGTTCCTCCGCTATTCGTCGCTCAAGGAGGAGCACCACCAGATCGAACGGGCGCTGCTCTCTCCCGGAACGCAGATCACCTTCAGCCTCTTCCTCCTGAGCGGGCTCTCGGTCATTCCCCTCGTCGAGGCGACCGTCGCGAATCCCGCGAAGATCGACAAAAGGACCGTCAGCGCGCAGGGAGACCTCATCATCAAAAAATCGGATATCCCCCTCTACAATAAATTCATCGATACTGTTCTGTCCTCAGCGCTGGTATCGGAACGGGGGGAGTGGAGCGTTAAGGAGATCGCCCTCAGGGAGAAGTCGAAGATCGTCATACGGAATGTCATCGACGATCCCCGGAGCGGCGAACGCATCAAAGAGGCGCATGTCCTCGTGACGAGCATCGTCGATTGCATCCTGAACAGGAGAAGCGCCCTCTACAACCTCCTCTCGATCGAGCAGTACGATTACTACACCTATACGCATTCGGTGAACGTCGGCGTGCTCTCGATCGGCCTCGGCATAGAGACCGGCATGGACAAGAAAGAGGCGCATTTCCTCGGGCTCGGCGCGCTCCTGCACGATGTCGGAAAGAATACGATCCCTCCCGAGATTCTGAACAAGGAGGGAAAACTGAGCGATATCGAGTACCAGCTCATACGGACCCATGTGGAAGAGGCGCGGAGGATACTGTCCGGGCAGAGGGCCTTCCCGCTCGAGTCCTTCTCTGCCGTGCTCGAGCACCACGAGCGCCTCTCCGGCAAGGGCTACCCGAGGGGACTGTCGGCCGACCGGATATCGCTCTTCGGCAGGATCACCGCCATAGCCGACTGCTATGACGCCCTCACCACGCAGCGCCCCTACCGGACCGCCTTTACTCCCTTCTACGCCCTCTCGGTCCTGGTCAACGAGATAGAGGATTACGACCCGGCGCTCCTGGAGCGGTTCGTGCTGATGCTCGGCAAGCTCTGA
- a CDS encoding FKBP-type peptidyl-prolyl cis-trans isomerase: MKRLITAVVAVGLMASQACAEEKTVLKDQKDKVSYSIGLDIGKSFKKQSIEVNSDLLFRGIKDGLAEAKPLMTDEEMRAAMMAFQQELMAKHTEMQTKLAEKNKKEGEAFLEANRKKEGIKTTPSGLQYKVVKEGDGPTPKPTDTVTVHYTGTLIDGTEFDSSYKRGQPASFPVNGVIPGWTEALQLMKSGAKWQLVIPADLAYGERGAGQQIGPNAVLVFDVELLSVKEDKHP; encoded by the coding sequence ATGAAACGTCTCATCACCGCAGTCGTCGCCGTCGGCCTCATGGCATCGCAGGCCTGTGCAGAAGAAAAGACGGTGCTGAAGGACCAGAAGGACAAGGTCAGCTACAGCATCGGCCTCGACATCGGCAAGAGCTTCAAGAAACAGTCGATCGAGGTGAATTCCGATCTCCTGTTCAGGGGCATCAAGGACGGCCTCGCCGAAGCGAAGCCGCTCATGACCGACGAGGAGATGCGCGCCGCCATGATGGCCTTCCAGCAGGAGCTCATGGCGAAGCACACCGAAATGCAGACGAAGCTCGCAGAGAAGAACAAGAAGGAGGGCGAGGCCTTCCTGGAAGCGAACAGGAAGAAGGAGGGCATCAAAACGACGCCGAGCGGCCTCCAGTACAAGGTCGTCAAGGAGGGTGACGGCCCGACGCCGAAACCGACCGATACGGTCACCGTGCACTATACCGGCACCCTGATCGACGGCACCGAGTTCGACAGCTCCTACAAGCGCGGGCAGCCCGCGTCGTTCCCGGTCAACGGCGTCATCCCCGGATGGACCGAAGCGCTGCAGCTCATGAAGTCCGGCGCGAAGTGGCAGCTCGTCATCCCCGCAGACCTCGCCTACGGCGAACGCGGCGCCGGTCAGCAGATCGGTCCCAACGCGGTGCTCGTATTCGATGTAGAGCTCCTTTCGGTCAAAGAGGACAAGCACCCGTAA
- a CDS encoding S1 RNA-binding domain-containing protein, with amino-acid sequence MSEETITNEALPAGPSAEAPQQAGPITMNDAPPAESSEPRQEESFAALFEQSTKPAVRLEPGAKIKAKVISVAGDSVYIDLGGKSEGVIALSELLDEQGAPKVKEGDEIEAFFLSVQDGVKHLTTLVNGYSSVKLTAVREAYESGMPIMGEVKAEVKGGFEVSIGGVRCFCPASQIDGRGRQESGSYLKQTFPFKVIEYKNDGRNVVVSRRAVLEQERAARVAALKETLAVGMEVPGRVRSLQKFGAFVDLGGIDGLIPMSELSWGRVDKAGDMLAAGQEVTAKVIAIDWEANRLTLSLKALQADPWAAAAERYPVGSKVNGTIVRLAPFGAFVALEPGLDGLVHVSNLGAGRRINHPKEVVQTGQQVEAYVIAVDPQSRKLSLSLQPKQEPKKVVLPAAGERFEGTVEKVMPFGIFVKNSDGLSGLVPNSEMGTARGADHGSMFPAGSAMQAVVLEVDTDKGKVLLSRKKIMDRVEEDEYKQYRESVKKEEKSSGGMGTLGEMLQAKMKEKNITFK; translated from the coding sequence ATGTCAGAAGAAACCATTACCAATGAGGCGCTGCCTGCGGGCCCGTCAGCCGAGGCTCCGCAGCAGGCCGGTCCGATCACCATGAACGATGCTCCCCCGGCGGAGAGCTCCGAACCCCGACAGGAGGAGAGCTTCGCAGCGCTGTTCGAGCAGAGCACCAAGCCTGCCGTGCGGCTCGAGCCGGGTGCAAAGATAAAGGCAAAGGTCATCAGCGTCGCCGGCGATTCGGTTTACATCGACCTCGGCGGCAAGAGCGAGGGAGTCATCGCGCTGAGCGAGCTCCTCGACGAGCAGGGCGCTCCCAAAGTGAAGGAAGGCGACGAGATCGAGGCCTTCTTCCTTTCCGTCCAGGACGGCGTCAAGCACCTGACGACGCTCGTGAACGGCTATTCCTCGGTGAAGCTCACCGCGGTACGCGAGGCTTACGAGTCCGGAATGCCGATCATGGGAGAGGTCAAGGCCGAGGTCAAGGGCGGCTTCGAGGTCTCGATCGGGGGTGTCCGGTGCTTCTGCCCCGCATCCCAGATCGACGGCAGGGGACGGCAGGAGAGCGGCTCCTACCTGAAGCAGACGTTTCCCTTCAAGGTGATCGAGTACAAGAATGACGGCCGCAACGTGGTCGTATCGCGGCGCGCCGTGCTGGAGCAGGAGCGGGCGGCCCGCGTCGCTGCGTTGAAAGAGACGCTCGCCGTGGGAATGGAAGTGCCCGGCAGGGTGCGGTCGCTCCAGAAGTTCGGCGCCTTCGTAGACCTCGGCGGCATCGACGGCCTGATCCCGATGAGCGAGCTCTCCTGGGGCAGGGTGGACAAGGCGGGAGATATGCTCGCTGCGGGACAGGAAGTGACGGCGAAGGTGATCGCCATCGATTGGGAGGCCAACCGCCTTACCCTGAGTCTCAAAGCGCTCCAGGCAGACCCCTGGGCTGCTGCGGCAGAGCGGTATCCCGTAGGGAGCAAGGTGAACGGCACTATCGTGAGGCTTGCGCCGTTCGGCGCGTTTGTCGCGCTCGAGCCCGGGCTCGACGGGCTCGTTCATGTCTCGAACCTCGGCGCCGGCAGGAGAATCAACCATCCCAAAGAGGTGGTCCAGACCGGTCAGCAGGTCGAAGCATACGTGATCGCCGTCGATCCCCAGAGCAGGAAGCTCTCGCTCTCGCTCCAGCCGAAGCAGGAGCCGAAGAAGGTCGTCCTGCCCGCTGCAGGGGAGCGCTTCGAAGGGACCGTCGAGAAGGTGATGCCGTTCGGTATCTTCGTGAAGAACAGCGATGGCCTGAGCGGGCTCGTGCCGAATTCCGAGATGGGCACTGCGCGGGGAGCGGACCACGGCTCGATGTTCCCTGCAGGGTCGGCCATGCAGGCGGTAGTCCTCGAAGTGGATACCGACAAGGGCAAAGTGCTGTTGAGCCGCAAGAAGATCATGGACAGGGTCGAAGAGGATGAATACAAGCAGTACCGCGAGTCGGTCAAGAAAGAGGAGAAGTCCTCGGGCGGCATGGGGACCCTCGGCGAGATGCTCCAGGCGAAGATGAAGGAAAAGAATATAACCTTCAAATAA
- a CDS encoding ferritin family protein, with product MEGGIRAWEGLTAAGAPDSGMAYFGGATRPDELIALAWVLEEGSRKFYSEVSVLLGDHEARQLFTDLAAAEEHHKEALSRLYRERSGRAPGPGFPGELLPAGASTPETSINDLMEGGMRISDALSWAKGSDAGGILELAISLETNSYDLYLKMGREAADEESKKVFTALYTEEKGHLSRLAGLLDKKF from the coding sequence ATGGAAGGAGGCATCAGGGCATGGGAGGGGTTGACTGCTGCGGGAGCGCCCGATTCGGGCATGGCCTATTTCGGCGGAGCGACCCGTCCCGACGAGCTCATCGCCCTCGCCTGGGTGCTCGAGGAGGGCTCGCGGAAATTCTATTCAGAGGTCTCCGTTCTCCTTGGCGATCACGAAGCGCGTCAACTCTTTACCGATCTCGCCGCTGCGGAAGAGCACCACAAGGAAGCGCTTTCGCGCCTGTACCGGGAGCGCTCGGGCAGAGCTCCCGGCCCCGGCTTCCCCGGGGAGCTCCTGCCGGCCGGGGCATCGACGCCGGAGACATCGATAAATGATCTCATGGAAGGGGGCATGAGGATAAGCGACGCCCTGTCATGGGCAAAGGGGAGCGACGCCGGAGGGATCCTCGAGCTCGCCATTTCCCTCGAGACGAATTCCTACGATCTTTACCTGAAAATGGGGCGTGAGGCTGCCGACGAGGAGTCGAAAAAGGTCTTCACCGCCCTGTACACCGAAGAGAAGGGCCACCTGAGCAGACTCGCGGGATTATTGGACAAGAAGTTCTAA
- a CDS encoding rhodanese-like domain-containing protein: MGILDYFRPVETMTAEEVRKLLKEKRPDEYNLVDVRQPKEYERGHLPGAQLIPVGELPERLGEIDRSKPTIAY, from the coding sequence ATGGGAATACTCGACTATTTCAGACCGGTAGAGACGATGACTGCGGAAGAGGTGAGGAAGCTCTTGAAGGAGAAACGGCCGGACGAATACAATCTCGTCGACGTGCGCCAGCCTAAGGAGTACGAGCGGGGCCATCTCCCCGGAGCGCAGCTGATACCTGTCGGGGAGCTGCCGGAACGCCTCGGCGAGATCGACCGCAGCAAACCCACAATCGCCTATTGA